In Kitasatospora sp. NBC_00240, the following are encoded in one genomic region:
- the gatC gene encoding Asp-tRNA(Asn)/Glu-tRNA(Gln) amidotransferase subunit GatC, producing the protein MPGITREEVAHLARLSRLELQAEELDHFAEQLDVIIGAVARVSEVAGQDVPPTSHPLPLTNVMRADEVRPSLTPDEALAGAPAAEEQRFRVPQILGED; encoded by the coding sequence ATGCCTGGCATCACGCGCGAGGAGGTCGCCCACCTCGCCCGGCTGTCGCGTCTTGAGTTGCAGGCCGAAGAGCTGGACCACTTCGCCGAGCAGCTCGACGTGATCATCGGCGCGGTCGCCCGCGTTTCCGAGGTCGCCGGACAGGACGTCCCGCCGACCTCCCACCCGCTGCCGCTGACCAACGTCATGCGCGCGGACGAGGTGCGGCCGTCGCTCACCCCGGACGAGGCCCTGGCCGGCGCGCCGGCCGCCGAGGAGCAGCGTTTCCGCGTGCCGCAGATCCTGGGGGAGGACTAA
- a CDS encoding bifunctional diguanylate cyclase/phosphodiesterase: protein MDRTTGGAPTRPPQGVAGAVLLLGVLLAGAAPLIPLAVLVYRYEPELLPLFAVPLAVLVAAWRIARDRARDQLTDPLTDLPNRQALLLATQEAIADHGDNYSVGLILLDLDRFRSLNDTLGHTAGDRLLVHIARRLHRALRPGAPSGLGGESVDDAFAALSPPERDGSRPVVARMGGDEFAVLMPGIGCPDTLERVAKTLIAELAAPIRLDGLLLVLEASAGVCVYPEHAQDAESLLRRADVAMGHAQRGRSGVECYDETQDADTPYRIGLLGDLRRALETREVQLHYQPKVAFDGRVVGLEALLRWERPGQGRVSPDEFVGLAESSGLMPRLTDYVLESAVGQLALWRGQGLQVQVAVNVSPRDVLNPGFAQRVAGHLVRHGVPAHALQLEITERLLLDDSRLAAETLAELREYGVGMSLDDFGTGYSSLVRLRSLPVGELKIDRSFVSRMVADDHDAAVVRCSVELAHSLGLTVVAEGVEDDETWERLHSMGVDAVQGWLVSAALPAEQATAWLRVHRTGAPPVERLAPPAALPAALPALPPQLGAGLSSGLAAGLSSALPPSRWQQVGQPVQAVQAEIAAAVPPPANRA, encoded by the coding sequence ATGGATCGTACGACCGGCGGTGCGCCCACACGCCCGCCGCAGGGGGTGGCGGGTGCGGTTCTGCTGCTCGGCGTGCTGCTGGCCGGGGCGGCGCCGCTGATCCCGCTGGCCGTCCTGGTCTACCGCTACGAACCCGAGCTGCTGCCGCTCTTCGCGGTGCCGCTGGCCGTCCTGGTCGCGGCCTGGCGGATCGCCCGGGACCGCGCGCGGGACCAACTCACCGACCCGCTCACCGATCTGCCCAACCGTCAGGCCCTGCTGCTGGCCACCCAGGAGGCGATCGCCGACCACGGCGACAACTACAGCGTCGGGCTGATCCTGCTGGACCTCGACCGGTTCCGCTCGCTCAACGACACCCTCGGGCACACCGCCGGCGACCGGCTGCTGGTGCACATCGCCCGCCGGCTGCACCGGGCGCTGCGCCCCGGCGCCCCGAGCGGCCTGGGCGGCGAGTCCGTCGACGACGCCTTCGCCGCCCTCTCGCCGCCCGAGCGCGACGGCAGCAGGCCGGTGGTGGCCCGGATGGGCGGCGACGAGTTCGCCGTCCTGATGCCCGGCATCGGCTGCCCGGACACCCTGGAGCGGGTCGCCAAGACGCTGATCGCCGAGCTGGCCGCGCCGATCCGGCTCGACGGACTGCTGCTCGTGCTGGAGGCCAGCGCCGGCGTCTGCGTCTACCCCGAGCACGCCCAGGACGCCGAGTCGTTGCTGCGCCGGGCGGACGTGGCGATGGGCCACGCCCAGCGCGGCCGCAGCGGCGTGGAGTGCTACGACGAGACCCAGGACGCCGACACGCCGTACCGGATCGGTCTGCTGGGCGATCTGCGCCGCGCCCTGGAGACCCGTGAGGTGCAGCTGCACTACCAGCCGAAGGTGGCCTTCGACGGCCGGGTGGTCGGCCTGGAGGCGCTGCTGCGTTGGGAGCGGCCGGGCCAGGGCCGGGTCTCGCCGGACGAGTTCGTCGGGCTGGCCGAGTCCAGCGGGCTGATGCCCCGGCTGACCGACTACGTGCTGGAGTCGGCGGTCGGCCAGCTCGCCCTGTGGCGGGGGCAGGGCCTTCAGGTCCAGGTCGCCGTCAACGTCTCGCCGCGCGACGTGCTCAACCCGGGCTTCGCCCAGCGGGTCGCCGGGCACCTCGTCCGGCACGGCGTGCCCGCCCACGCGCTGCAGCTGGAGATCACCGAGCGGCTGCTGCTGGACGACTCCCGGCTGGCCGCGGAAACCCTCGCCGAGCTGCGCGAGTACGGCGTCGGGATGTCGCTGGACGACTTCGGCACCGGGTACTCCTCACTGGTCAGGCTGCGCAGCCTGCCGGTCGGCGAGCTGAAGATAGACCGCTCCTTCGTCTCCCGGATGGTCGCCGACGACCATGACGCGGCGGTGGTGCGCTGCTCCGTCGAACTGGCCCACTCGCTGGGGCTGACCGTCGTCGCCGAGGGCGTCGAGGACGACGAGACCTGGGAGCGGCTGCACTCGATGGGGGTCGACGCCGTCCAGGGCTGGCTGGTGTCGGCGGCGCTGCCGGCCGAGCAGGCCACCGCGTGGCTGCGGGTGCACCGCACGGGCGCCCCGCCGGTCGAGCGGCTGGCGCCGCCGGCCGCGCTGCCCGCGGCGCTGCCGGCGCTGCCCCCGCAACTGGGCGCCGGCCTCTCCTCCGGGCTGGCGGCGGGCCTGTCCTCGGCGCTGCCGCCGAGCCGCTGGCAGCAGGTCGGTCAGCCCGTCCAGGCGGTGCAGGCCGAGATCGCCGCGGCCGTCCCGCCCCCGGCGAATCGGGCCTGA
- the ligA gene encoding NAD-dependent DNA ligase LigA: MVAVEGWEEIPPEVRRRHAELAAEIEDHRTRYYEQDAPVVSDAEFDALMRELEAVEREHPALVTPDSPSQKVGGGAAEGFTKVEHRERLLSLDNAMDDEELSAWAERVARELDGLDYHYLCELKVDGLAVNLTYEHGRLVLAATRGTGRVGEDITANVRTIKEIPHQLAGDDIPELVEIRGEVYLPTEAFAELNASFAAENERRRLDNEERAKEGRRPHALVKLFANPRNAAAGSLRQKDPLVTASRPLHMVVHGIGARVGFDIDCQSHAYRLLEGWGLPTARHNRVVGTLEEVRAFIKQYGEQRHSVEHEIDGVVVKVDEIALQGRLGSTSKSPRWAIAWKYPPEEVTAKLARIQVGIGRTGRATPFAVLAEPVKVAGSMVQYATLHNQQVVKAKGVLLGDTVVLRKAGDVIPEILGPVEDLRDGTEQEFVMPSHCHECGTELRPMSEGDIDLRCPNARFCPAQVRERIAYLGGRESLDIDGLGYVAATALTQPLEPAEAPVGNEGDIFGLTLEQLLPIKVKVRDQKSGMPKLDDRTGEEKVMTFFANLKGEPKKSAALLLENLDKAKDRPLWRYVNGLSIRHVGPVAAQALAAEFRDLDRIFAATEEELAAAEGVGPTIARAIREWFEEDWHREILEKWRAAGVVFTEAAAEERGPRPLEGLTLVVTGTLAGHTRDGAKEALTSRGAKVTGSVSKKTDFVVAGDNPGSKYDKAVQLGLPVLDDAGFAVLLESGPQAARAHLGLPEPAETPEPAAKPAARRRAKAAAAGEAEPDASAEAAQADAGAGADAADAPVDEAGEATGQPVAE, from the coding sequence GTGGTGGCTGTCGAGGGCTGGGAGGAGATCCCGCCGGAGGTGCGCAGGCGGCACGCCGAACTGGCGGCCGAGATCGAGGACCACCGCACCCGGTACTACGAGCAGGACGCACCCGTCGTCAGCGACGCCGAGTTCGACGCGCTGATGCGCGAGCTGGAGGCGGTCGAGCGGGAGCACCCGGCGCTGGTCACCCCCGACTCGCCCTCGCAGAAGGTCGGCGGCGGCGCCGCCGAGGGCTTCACCAAGGTCGAGCACCGGGAGCGGCTGCTCAGCCTGGACAACGCGATGGACGACGAGGAACTGTCCGCCTGGGCCGAGCGGGTGGCCCGCGAGCTGGACGGCCTCGACTACCACTACCTCTGCGAGCTCAAGGTCGACGGCCTGGCCGTCAACCTCACCTACGAGCACGGCCGGCTGGTGCTGGCCGCCACCCGCGGCACCGGCCGGGTCGGCGAGGACATCACCGCCAACGTCCGCACCATCAAGGAGATCCCGCACCAGCTCGCCGGCGACGACATCCCCGAGCTGGTCGAGATCCGCGGCGAGGTGTACCTCCCGACCGAGGCCTTCGCGGAGCTCAACGCCTCCTTCGCGGCGGAGAACGAGCGCCGCCGGCTGGACAACGAGGAGCGCGCGAAGGAGGGCAGGCGCCCGCACGCCCTGGTGAAGCTGTTCGCCAACCCGCGCAACGCCGCCGCCGGATCGCTGCGCCAGAAGGACCCGCTGGTCACCGCCTCGCGGCCGCTGCACATGGTGGTGCACGGCATCGGTGCCCGGGTCGGCTTCGACATCGACTGCCAGTCGCACGCCTACCGGCTGCTGGAGGGCTGGGGCCTGCCCACCGCCCGGCACAACCGGGTGGTCGGCACGCTGGAGGAGGTCCGGGCGTTCATCAAGCAGTACGGCGAGCAGCGGCACTCGGTCGAGCACGAGATCGACGGCGTGGTCGTCAAGGTGGACGAGATCGCCCTGCAGGGCCGGCTCGGCTCCACCTCCAAGTCGCCGCGCTGGGCGATCGCCTGGAAGTACCCGCCGGAGGAGGTCACCGCCAAGCTGGCCCGGATCCAGGTCGGCATCGGCCGCACCGGCCGCGCCACCCCCTTCGCGGTGCTCGCCGAGCCGGTGAAGGTGGCCGGCTCGATGGTCCAGTACGCGACGCTGCACAACCAGCAGGTGGTGAAGGCCAAGGGCGTACTGCTCGGCGACACGGTGGTGCTGCGCAAGGCGGGGGACGTCATCCCCGAGATCCTCGGCCCGGTGGAGGACCTGCGCGACGGCACCGAGCAGGAGTTCGTGATGCCCTCGCACTGCCACGAGTGCGGCACCGAACTGCGCCCGATGTCCGAGGGCGACATCGACCTGCGCTGCCCCAACGCCCGGTTCTGCCCGGCCCAGGTCCGGGAGCGGATCGCCTACCTGGGCGGCCGCGAGTCGCTGGACATCGACGGCCTCGGGTACGTCGCCGCGACGGCGCTCACCCAGCCGCTGGAGCCCGCCGAGGCGCCGGTCGGCAACGAGGGCGACATCTTCGGCCTGACGCTGGAGCAGCTCCTGCCGATCAAGGTCAAGGTCCGCGACCAGAAGTCCGGCATGCCCAAGCTGGACGACCGGACCGGCGAGGAGAAGGTCATGACCTTCTTCGCCAACCTGAAGGGCGAGCCCAAGAAGTCGGCCGCCCTGCTGCTGGAGAACCTCGACAAGGCCAAGGACCGCCCGCTCTGGCGGTACGTCAACGGCCTGTCGATCCGGCACGTCGGCCCGGTCGCCGCCCAGGCGCTGGCCGCCGAGTTCCGCGACCTGGACCGGATCTTCGCCGCCACCGAGGAGGAGCTGGCCGCCGCCGAGGGGGTCGGCCCGACCATCGCCCGGGCCATCCGCGAATGGTTCGAGGAGGACTGGCACCGGGAGATCCTGGAGAAGTGGCGGGCCGCCGGCGTGGTCTTCACCGAGGCCGCCGCCGAGGAGCGGGGCCCGCGCCCGCTGGAGGGCCTCACGCTGGTGGTCACCGGCACGCTGGCCGGCCACACCCGGGACGGCGCCAAGGAGGCGCTGACCTCGCGCGGGGCCAAGGTCACCGGATCGGTGTCGAAGAAGACCGACTTCGTGGTGGCCGGCGACAACCCCGGCTCCAAGTACGACAAGGCCGTCCAGCTGGGCCTGCCGGTGCTGGACGACGCCGGGTTCGCGGTCCTGCTGGAGAGCGGCCCGCAGGCGGCCCGCGCCCACCTCGGTCTGCCGGAGCCGGCGGAGACCCCCGAGCCCGCGGCGAAGCCGGCCGCCCGGCGCAGGGCCAAGGCGGCCGCGGCCGGGGAGGCCGAACCGGACGCGTCCGCGGAGGCGGCGCAGGCCGACGCCGGGGCGGGAGCGGACGCCGCCGACGCGCCGGTCGACGAGGCCGGCGAGGCGACCGGGCAGCCTGTCGCGGAGTGA
- a CDS encoding methionine synthase, which yields MSSEDASLDPQAFPELYGAATGVGSMPGTDAREAAKTAVGALEHLPFLPELPARGPGADMIGRGAGLLVELFAQTEPSGWRFADRPGRDTRRAHSWLGEDLDALEEFTQGHRGALKVQAVGPWTLAASIELRNGEKALRDRGACRGIADSLTEGLRRHLEDVRRRVPGAQVVLQLDEPSLPAVLAGAVKTASGFQRLRSVDRQVAEELLRGVISRLDVPVVVHCCAPQVPIPLLRRAGAAGVSLDFAFLTEREDEDLGEAIEAGTRILAGVVPSTEPAAVPAPSGARPRAAAQSAGVSDPAGSVQGVRTLWRRLGLAPELLGRRVLVTPSCGLAGASPAYARTALSHSVRAARSLVDNPE from the coding sequence GTGAGCAGCGAAGACGCATCCCTCGACCCGCAGGCCTTCCCGGAGCTGTACGGCGCCGCCACCGGCGTCGGCTCGATGCCCGGCACCGACGCGCGGGAGGCCGCCAAGACCGCCGTCGGCGCCCTGGAGCACCTCCCCTTCCTGCCGGAACTGCCCGCCCGCGGGCCCGGCGCCGACATGATCGGGCGCGGGGCGGGCCTGCTGGTCGAGCTGTTCGCACAGACCGAGCCCAGCGGCTGGCGCTTCGCCGACCGCCCCGGGCGCGACACCCGGCGGGCCCACTCCTGGCTGGGCGAGGACCTGGACGCCCTGGAGGAGTTCACCCAGGGCCACCGGGGCGCGCTCAAGGTCCAGGCCGTGGGCCCCTGGACGCTGGCCGCCTCGATCGAACTGCGCAACGGCGAGAAGGCGCTCCGCGACCGCGGCGCCTGCCGGGGCATCGCCGACTCCCTCACCGAGGGCCTGCGCCGCCACCTGGAGGACGTCCGCCGCCGGGTGCCCGGCGCGCAGGTCGTCCTGCAGCTCGACGAGCCGTCGCTGCCCGCCGTGCTGGCCGGCGCGGTGAAGACCGCGAGCGGCTTCCAGCGGCTGCGCTCGGTCGACCGGCAGGTCGCCGAGGAGCTGCTGCGCGGGGTGATCTCCCGGCTGGACGTCCCGGTGGTGGTGCACTGCTGCGCCCCGCAGGTGCCGATCCCGCTGCTGCGCCGGGCGGGTGCGGCCGGAGTGTCGCTGGACTTCGCCTTCCTGACGGAGCGTGAGGACGAGGACCTCGGCGAGGCGATCGAGGCCGGCACCCGGATCCTGGCCGGGGTGGTGCCGTCCACCGAGCCGGCCGCCGTCCCCGCGCCGTCCGGCGCCCGCCCCCGGGCGGCCGCTCAATCAGCGGGAGTGTCAGACCCTGCCGGTAGTGTCCAGGGTGTCAGGACGTTGTGGCGCAGGCTCGGGCTGGCCCCGGAACTCCTGGGCCGCCGGGTGCTGGTGACACCGTCCTGCGGGCTGGCGGGGGCGAGCCCCGCGTACGCGCGCACCGCGCTGTCACACAGCGTGAGGGCGGCGCGGAGTCTGGTGGACAATCCGGAGTGA
- a CDS encoding SDR family oxidoreductase translates to MGNHLITGAGSGIGAVVAERLAERGENLWLFARNARRAAELRERFPTARTLVADLAEPARLSWSLGQQELPVEIDSLLHIAGVVQLGEIGDLPVKAWQEQLNVNLVAPAELTRLVLPSVRLVRGHVVFVNSGAGLTAHANWGGYAASKFGLRALADALRAEEHGNGVRVTSVFPGRTATMMQVKVHQQEGKEYEPERWIDPESVARAVLTALDLPRDAEITEITVRPGR, encoded by the coding sequence ATGGGAAATCATCTGATCACCGGCGCCGGCTCCGGCATCGGCGCCGTCGTCGCCGAGCGGCTCGCCGAGCGCGGCGAGAACCTCTGGCTGTTCGCCCGCAACGCCCGGCGCGCCGCCGAACTGCGCGAGCGCTTCCCCACCGCCCGGACGCTGGTCGCCGACCTCGCCGAACCGGCCCGGCTCTCCTGGAGCCTCGGCCAGCAGGAACTCCCGGTCGAGATCGACTCCCTGCTGCACATCGCCGGTGTGGTCCAGCTCGGCGAGATCGGTGACCTCCCGGTCAAGGCCTGGCAGGAGCAGCTGAACGTCAACCTGGTCGCCCCGGCCGAGCTGACCCGGCTGGTGCTCCCCTCGGTGCGGCTGGTCCGCGGCCACGTGGTCTTCGTCAACTCCGGCGCCGGCCTGACCGCGCATGCCAACTGGGGCGGTTACGCGGCCAGCAAGTTCGGCCTGCGGGCGCTCGCCGACGCGCTGCGCGCCGAGGAGCACGGCAACGGCGTCCGGGTCACCTCGGTGTTCCCCGGCCGCACCGCCACCATGATGCAGGTCAAGGTGCACCAGCAGGAGGGCAAGGAGTACGAGCCCGAGCGCTGGATCGACCCCGAGTCGGTGGCCAGGGCCGTGCTGACCGCGCTCGACCTGCCGCGCGACGCCGAGATCACCGAGATCACCGTCCGCCCGGGCCGCTGA
- a CDS encoding TIGR00730 family Rossman fold protein translates to MNITVFCSAFSLDERYTEPAAEFARLLGGRGHTLVWGGSHAGLMGLLADGVKEAGGRLVGVSVEMLAHKAYEGADELVTTRDLAERKAQLLERADAVVVLVGGLGTLDEVTEVLELKKHALHDKPVVVLDTDGFYEGLRLQLRRMDQEGFLPRPLADLITFTADPAEVFTHLEARA, encoded by the coding sequence ATGAACATCACCGTCTTCTGCTCCGCGTTCTCGCTCGACGAGCGCTACACCGAGCCCGCCGCCGAGTTCGCCCGGCTGCTCGGCGGCCGCGGCCACACCCTGGTCTGGGGCGGCTCGCACGCCGGGCTGATGGGCCTGCTCGCCGACGGCGTCAAGGAGGCCGGCGGCCGGCTGGTCGGCGTCTCGGTCGAGATGCTCGCCCACAAGGCCTACGAGGGCGCGGACGAGCTGGTCACCACCCGCGACCTGGCCGAGCGCAAGGCCCAGCTGCTGGAGCGGGCGGACGCCGTGGTGGTGCTGGTCGGCGGTCTCGGCACGCTGGACGAGGTCACCGAGGTGCTGGAGCTGAAGAAGCACGCGCTGCACGACAAGCCGGTCGTGGTGCTCGACACCGACGGCTTCTACGAGGGCCTGCGCCTGCAGCTGCGGCGGATGGACCAGGAGGGCTTCCTGCCCCGCCCGCTGGCCGACCTGATCACCTTCACCGCCGATCCGGCCGAGGTGTTCACCCACCTCGAAGCCCGCGCCTGA
- the mnmA gene encoding tRNA 2-thiouridine(34) synthase MnmA encodes MTDFPGAPTGPSPIDAAGGRRLRVLAAMSGGVDSAVAAARAAEAGHEVTGVHLALSANPQSFRTGARGCCTVEDSRDARRAADVIGIPFYVWDLAERFREDVIDDFVAEYAAGRTPNPCLRCNEKIKFAALLDKAIALGFDAVCTGHYARIVDLPTGERELHRAVDMAKDQSYVLGVLDADQLAHSLFPLGDTTKDVIREEAERRGLAVAKKPDSHDICFIADGDTQGFLAKHLGTATGDIVDADGTKLGEHDGAYGFTIGQRKGLRIGRPAADGKPRYVLDISPVDNTVTVGPVEGLDVLSLTAIRPRWCSAVPAADGRYTAQLRAHGEEVPVSAAVVDGELRVELDTPARGIAPGQAVVLYDGTRVVGSATIASTGRRAVNA; translated from the coding sequence ATGACTGACTTCCCGGGTGCCCCCACTGGTCCGAGCCCGATCGACGCGGCAGGCGGCCGCCGCCTGCGCGTGCTGGCCGCGATGTCCGGCGGCGTCGACTCCGCCGTCGCCGCCGCCCGCGCCGCCGAGGCCGGCCACGAGGTGACCGGCGTGCACCTCGCGCTCTCCGCCAACCCGCAGTCCTTCCGGACCGGCGCGCGCGGCTGCTGCACGGTCGAGGACTCCCGGGACGCCCGCCGGGCCGCCGACGTGATCGGCATCCCGTTCTACGTCTGGGACCTCGCCGAGCGCTTCCGCGAGGACGTCATCGACGACTTCGTCGCCGAGTACGCCGCCGGCCGCACCCCCAACCCGTGCCTGCGCTGCAACGAGAAGATCAAGTTCGCGGCGCTGCTGGACAAGGCGATCGCGCTCGGCTTCGACGCCGTCTGCACCGGCCACTACGCCCGGATCGTCGACCTGCCCACCGGCGAGCGCGAGTTGCACCGCGCCGTCGACATGGCCAAGGACCAGAGCTACGTCCTCGGCGTGCTCGACGCCGATCAGCTCGCCCACTCGCTCTTCCCGCTCGGCGACACCACCAAGGACGTCATCCGCGAGGAGGCCGAGCGCCGGGGCCTGGCCGTCGCCAAGAAGCCCGACAGCCACGACATCTGCTTCATCGCCGACGGCGACACCCAGGGGTTCCTGGCCAAGCACCTCGGCACCGCCACCGGCGACATCGTCGACGCGGACGGCACCAAGCTCGGCGAGCACGACGGCGCGTACGGCTTCACCATCGGCCAGCGCAAGGGCCTGCGGATCGGGCGACCGGCCGCCGACGGCAAGCCGCGCTACGTACTGGACATCTCACCGGTGGACAACACCGTCACGGTCGGCCCGGTCGAGGGTCTGGACGTGCTGTCGCTCACCGCGATCCGCCCGCGCTGGTGCTCCGCCGTGCCCGCCGCCGACGGCCGCTACACCGCCCAGCTGCGGGCCCACGGCGAGGAGGTGCCGGTCAGCGCGGCCGTCGTCGACGGCGAGCTGCGGGTCGAGCTGGACACCCCCGCCCGGGGCATCGCCCCCGGCCAGGCCGTGGTGCTGTACGACGGCACCCGGGTGGTCGGCTCGGCCACCATCGCGTCCACCGGGCGGCGGGCCGTCAACGCCTGA
- a CDS encoding cysteine desulfurase family protein, with product MPYLDHAATTPMLPEAIAAMTAHLGVVGNASSLHAAGRRARRVVEESRESLAEALGARPSEIVLTGGGTESDNLAVKGLYWARRDADPARTRVLSSPVEHHAVLDAVHWLAEHEGARVEYLPVDAYGRVHPAALREAIEADPGSVALVTVMWANNEVGTVQPVVELAAVASEYGIPMHADAVQALGQVPVSFAESGLTALTVTGHKIGGPYGIGALLLSRGATPVPLLHGGGQERDVRSGTLDAPAAAGFAAAAKVAVGRRAEHAAAVAALRDELVDAVLTAVPDAVLNGDPAAAGRLPANAHFSFPGCEGDALLMLLDAQGIECSTGSACSAGVPQPSHVLLAMGADPLLARASLRFSLGHTSTRADVEALAAAIGPAVLRARNAGVAAAARR from the coding sequence ATGCCATACCTGGACCATGCGGCGACCACGCCGATGCTGCCCGAGGCGATCGCCGCGATGACGGCGCACCTCGGTGTCGTCGGCAACGCCTCCTCCCTGCACGCGGCCGGCCGGCGCGCCCGCCGCGTGGTCGAGGAGTCCCGGGAGTCGCTGGCGGAGGCGCTGGGCGCCCGGCCGAGCGAGATCGTCCTCACCGGTGGCGGCACCGAATCCGACAACCTCGCGGTGAAGGGCCTCTACTGGGCCCGCCGCGACGCCGACCCGGCCCGCACCCGGGTGCTGAGCAGCCCGGTCGAGCACCACGCGGTGCTGGACGCCGTCCACTGGCTCGCCGAGCACGAGGGCGCCCGGGTCGAGTACCTGCCGGTGGACGCCTACGGCCGGGTGCACCCGGCGGCGCTGCGCGAGGCGATCGAGGCCGACCCCGGCTCGGTGGCGCTGGTCACCGTGATGTGGGCCAACAACGAGGTCGGCACCGTCCAGCCGGTCGTCGAACTCGCGGCCGTCGCAAGCGAGTACGGCATCCCGATGCATGCCGACGCGGTGCAGGCGCTCGGTCAGGTGCCGGTCTCCTTCGCCGAGTCCGGGCTGACCGCGCTGACCGTCACCGGCCACAAGATCGGCGGCCCGTACGGGATCGGCGCGCTGCTGCTCTCCCGGGGTGCGACGCCCGTCCCGCTGCTGCACGGCGGCGGCCAGGAGCGGGACGTCCGCTCCGGCACCCTGGACGCCCCCGCCGCGGCCGGCTTCGCCGCCGCCGCCAAGGTCGCGGTCGGGCGCCGGGCCGAGCACGCCGCGGCCGTCGCCGCGCTGCGCGACGAACTGGTCGACGCGGTGCTCACCGCCGTGCCCGACGCCGTGCTGAACGGCGACCCGGCCGCCGCCGGCCGGCTGCCCGCCAACGCGCACTTCTCCTTCCCCGGCTGCGAGGGCGACGCCCTGCTGATGCTGCTGGACGCCCAGGGCATCGAGTGCTCCACCGGCTCGGCCTGCTCGGCCGGCGTGCCGCAGCCCAGCCACGTGCTGCTGGCGATGGGCGCGGACCCGTTGCTGGCCAGGGCCTCGCTGCGGTTCTCGCTCGGCCACACCTCCACCCGGGCGGACGTCGAGGCGCTCGCCGCGGCGATCGGTCCGGCCGTCCTGCGGGCCCGCAACGCCGGGGTCGCGGCGGCCGCCCGCCGCTGA
- a CDS encoding IclR family transcriptional regulator, giving the protein MSQSVDRALTILASLGDGPASLEQAASSIDVHKSTALRLLRTLESHGFVHRQSDHRYRLGGRLISLAQQALEEVDVRQVAAPYLASLNERYGHTVHLAVLEGGEVVYLDKVESRYPVSPGSWLGPASRIGRRVPASATALGRVLLADLPEDQLTALTVTREFEARSTRRPAAGAPHGDQQHSEELLADLAAVRRLGWAMDRGENKQAVTSVAAPISGSGGRAVAACAISAPADVAPATVLTRLLPELLCTVEAISLAYGGSPTPRWCENRCGAKHEVPASRT; this is encoded by the coding sequence ATGTCACAGTCGGTCGACCGCGCACTGACCATCCTGGCCTCGCTCGGCGACGGCCCGGCCTCGCTGGAGCAGGCCGCGAGCTCCATCGACGTGCACAAGTCGACCGCCCTGCGGCTGCTGCGCACGCTGGAGTCGCACGGCTTCGTGCACCGGCAGTCCGACCACCGCTACCGGCTCGGCGGCCGGCTGATCTCGCTCGCCCAGCAGGCCCTGGAGGAGGTCGACGTCCGCCAGGTCGCGGCGCCCTACCTGGCCTCCCTCAACGAGCGGTACGGCCACACCGTGCACCTCGCGGTCCTGGAGGGCGGCGAGGTGGTCTACCTGGACAAGGTGGAGAGCCGATACCCCGTCAGCCCCGGCTCCTGGCTGGGCCCGGCGTCCCGGATCGGACGCCGGGTGCCGGCCAGCGCGACCGCGCTCGGCCGGGTGCTGCTGGCCGACCTGCCCGAGGACCAGCTGACGGCGCTGACGGTGACCCGGGAGTTCGAGGCCCGGTCCACGCGGCGGCCGGCCGCCGGGGCGCCGCACGGCGACCAGCAGCACTCGGAGGAGCTCCTCGCCGACCTGGCGGCCGTCCGGCGGCTCGGCTGGGCGATGGACCGCGGCGAGAACAAGCAGGCGGTGACCAGCGTGGCCGCGCCGATCTCCGGCAGCGGCGGGCGGGCCGTCGCGGCCTGCGCCATCTCCGCCCCGGCCGACGTCGCCCCGGCCACCGTGCTCACCCGGCTGCTGCCCGAGCTGCTCTGCACGGTCGAGGCGATCTCGCTGGCGTACGGCGGCTCGCCTACTCCTCGCTGGTGCGAGAACCGTTGCGGTGCCAAGCACGAGGTGCCCGCCAGCCGAACCTGA
- a CDS encoding trimeric intracellular cation channel family protein has protein sequence MASGAVETGAVTSQIFPTDVQQTLDLVGIFVFALSGGLLAVRKNMDIFGICVLAEVTALGGGVMRDLVIGATPVAAFSNLGYFSTPLAAGLVVFFLHPQVERINRSVQTLDALGLGLFCVTGTAKAHDYGLGSVASVALGMVTAAGGGVMRDVLAQEIPSLLRWDREIYAVPALIGSAATAVLIAGDHLTAATGTTAALTAFLLRMFALRFGWRAPRAWHRNGSRTSEE, from the coding sequence ATGGCGTCCGGCGCGGTGGAGACTGGTGCGGTGACCTCGCAGATCTTCCCCACCGACGTGCAGCAGACCCTGGACCTGGTCGGCATCTTCGTCTTCGCCTTGTCCGGCGGCCTGCTGGCCGTGCGCAAGAACATGGACATCTTCGGCATCTGCGTCCTGGCGGAGGTCACCGCGCTCGGCGGCGGGGTGATGCGCGACCTGGTGATCGGCGCGACGCCGGTGGCCGCGTTCAGCAACCTCGGGTACTTCTCCACCCCGCTGGCCGCCGGCCTGGTGGTGTTCTTCCTGCACCCGCAGGTGGAGCGGATCAACCGCAGCGTGCAGACCCTCGACGCGCTGGGGCTCGGCCTGTTCTGCGTCACCGGCACGGCGAAGGCGCACGACTACGGCCTCGGCTCGGTCGCCTCGGTGGCGCTCGGCATGGTCACCGCGGCCGGCGGCGGCGTGATGCGCGACGTGCTGGCGCAGGAGATCCCGTCGCTGCTGCGCTGGGACCGCGAGATCTACGCGGTGCCCGCGCTGATCGGCTCGGCGGCGACCGCCGTCCTGATCGCCGGCGACCACCTGACGGCGGCCACCGGCACGACCGCCGCGCTGACCGCCTTCCTGCTGCGGATGTTCGCGCTCAGGTTCGGCTGGCGGGCACCTCGTGCTTGGCACCGCAACGGTTCTCGCACCAGCGAGGAGTAG